From Dasypus novemcinctus isolate mDasNov1 chromosome 8, mDasNov1.1.hap2, whole genome shotgun sequence, the proteins below share one genomic window:
- the LOC101447747 gene encoding olfactory receptor 1L8-like, which yields MVRINQTSIVSEFILLGLSSQTEDQTPLFVLFLTMYLVTIIGNLIIILAIYSDPQLQTPMYFFLSFLSFTDICFTTNTVPKMLVDFLSEKKTISYAGCLTQMYFLYAVGNTDSCLLAAMAFDRYVAICDPFHYITMMSQRRCVLLLAFSCSFSHIHSLLHILLLNRLTFCDSNIIHNFICDINPVLKLSCSSTFVNELVIKTEGLVVLVTPFLFIAFSYARILITVLKIPSAAGKRKAFSTCGSHLTVVTLFYGSIFYVYLQPLSAYTVRDRVATIVYTVLSSLLNPFIYSLRNKDLKRGLKKLMGKRQF from the coding sequence ATGGTAAGAATCAACCAAACCAGCATTGTCTCTGAGTTCATCCTCCTGGGACTCTCCTCCCAGACTGAAGACCAGACACCACTCTTTGTCCTCTTCCTcaccatgtacctggtcaccataATAGGGAATCTGATCATCATCCTAGCCATCTACTCTGACCCCCAGCTCCAgacccccatgtatttcttcttgagtttccTATCTTTCACTGATATTTGCTTCACAACAAACACTGTCCccaaaatgctggtggacttccTTTCAGAGAAGAAGACCATCTCCTATGCTGGCTGTCTGACACAGATGTATTTCCTCTATGCTGTGGGTAACACTGACAGTTGTCTCCTGGCAGCCATGGCCtttgaccgctatgtggccatttgTGACCCCTTCCACTATATCACCATGATGAGCCAGCGTCGCTGCGTCCTGCTGCTGGCCTTCTCCTGCTCCTTCtctcacatccactccctcctaCACATTCTGTTGCTGAATCGTCTCACCTTCTGTGACtccaatattattcacaatttcatCTGTGACATCAACCCTGTGCTAAAATTGTCCTGCTCCTCCACATTTGTCAATGAACTTGTGATAAAGACAGAAGGACTTGTTGTTTTGGTGACCCCCTTTTTATTCATAGCTTTCTCTTATGCACGAATCCTTATCACAGTTCTCAAGATTCCCTCAGCTGCTGGCAAACGCAAAGCCTTCTCCACCTGTGGTTCTCATCTCACTGTGGTGACCCTCTTTTATGGAAGCATCTTCTATGTCTATTTACAGCCCCTGTCAGCCTACACTGTCAGGGACCGGGTGGCAACTATTGTCTACACAGTTTTATCCTCCCTGCTAAATCCTTTTATCTACAGCCTGAGGAATAAAGACCTGAAACGAGGTTTGAAGAAACTGATGGGCAAAAGGCAATTCTAG